In Rhodospirillum rubrum ATCC 11170, a genomic segment contains:
- the atpA gene encoding F0F1 ATP synthase subunit alpha, which produces MEIRAAEISAILKEQIANFGTEAESAEVGQVLSVGDGIARVYGLDNVQAGEMVEFANGVKGMALNLESDNVGIVIFGEDRGIKEGDVVKRTQTIVDVPVGKGLLGRVVDGLGNPIDGKGDLVDVERKRAEVKAPGIIPRKSVHEPVQTGIKAIDSLIPIGRGQRELIIGDRQTGKTAVILDTILNQKAVNDKAKDDSEKLFCVYVAVGQKRSTVAQVVKVLADHGALDYTIVVAATASEPAPLQFLAPYTGCTMGEFFRDNGMHAVIFYDDLTKQAVAYRQMSLLLRRPPGREAFPGDVFYLHSRLLERAAKLNDDNGAGSLTALPVIETQANDVSAYIPTNVISITDGQIFLETDLFFKGIRPAVNVGLSVSRVGSSAQIKAMKQVAGSIKLELAQYREMAAFAQFASDLDPATQKLLARGARLTELLKQAQYSPLAVEEQVCVIYAGTRGYLDKLKTTDVVRYEASLLGALRTSGADLLESIRTGKALSKEIEQKLVKFLDDFGKKFA; this is translated from the coding sequence ATGGAAATCCGCGCTGCGGAGATCTCCGCGATCCTCAAGGAGCAGATCGCGAATTTCGGAACCGAGGCCGAATCCGCCGAGGTGGGTCAGGTCCTGTCGGTCGGCGACGGCATTGCCCGCGTTTACGGGCTGGACAACGTCCAGGCCGGTGAAATGGTCGAGTTCGCCAACGGCGTCAAGGGCATGGCCCTTAACCTCGAAAGCGACAACGTCGGTATCGTGATCTTCGGCGAAGATCGCGGCATCAAGGAAGGCGATGTCGTCAAGCGCACTCAGACGATCGTCGACGTGCCGGTGGGCAAGGGCCTGCTTGGCCGCGTGGTCGATGGCCTGGGCAATCCGATCGACGGCAAGGGCGATTTGGTCGACGTCGAGCGCAAGCGCGCCGAGGTCAAGGCGCCGGGCATCATCCCGCGCAAGTCGGTGCACGAGCCGGTGCAGACCGGTATCAAGGCCATCGACAGCCTGATCCCGATCGGCCGTGGCCAGCGCGAGCTGATCATCGGTGACCGTCAGACCGGCAAGACCGCCGTCATCCTCGACACGATCCTCAATCAGAAGGCCGTCAACGACAAGGCGAAGGACGATAGCGAGAAGCTGTTCTGCGTCTATGTCGCCGTCGGTCAGAAGCGCTCGACCGTGGCCCAGGTCGTCAAGGTCCTGGCCGATCACGGCGCGCTGGATTACACCATCGTCGTCGCCGCCACCGCGTCCGAACCCGCTCCCTTGCAGTTCCTGGCTCCCTATACCGGCTGCACGATGGGCGAGTTCTTCCGCGACAACGGCATGCACGCGGTGATCTTCTATGACGATCTGACCAAGCAGGCCGTGGCCTACCGTCAGATGTCGCTGCTGCTGCGCCGCCCGCCCGGGCGCGAAGCCTTCCCCGGCGACGTGTTCTATCTCCACTCCCGTTTGCTCGAACGCGCCGCCAAGCTCAATGACGACAACGGCGCCGGCTCCCTGACCGCCCTGCCGGTCATCGAGACCCAGGCGAACGACGTGTCGGCCTATATTCCGACCAACGTGATTTCGATCACCGACGGCCAGATCTTTCTGGAAACCGACCTGTTCTTCAAGGGCATCCGCCCGGCGGTGAACGTCGGCCTGTCGGTGTCGCGCGTTGGCTCATCGGCCCAGATCAAGGCGATGAAGCAGGTTGCCGGCTCGATCAAGCTGGAACTCGCCCAGTACCGTGAAATGGCCGCCTTCGCCCAGTTCGCCTCCGACCTCGATCCCGCCACCCAGAAGCTTCTGGCCCGCGGCGCGCGGTTGACCGAATTGCTCAAGCAGGCCCAGTACTCGCCGCTCGCCGTCGAGGAACAGGTTTGCGTGATCTATGCCGGTACGCGCGGCTATCTGGACAAGCTCAAGACCACCGATGTGGTGCGTTACGAGGCTTCGCTGCTCGGCGCTTTGCGCACCTCGGGCGCCGATCTTCTCGAATCGATCCGCACCGGCAAGGCTCTGTCCAAGGAAATCGAGCAGAAGCTGGTCAAGTTCCTGGACGATTTCGGCAAGAAGTTTGCCTGA
- a CDS encoding F0F1 ATP synthase subunit delta, whose translation MSSHKAGVTGVAERYATALYELAEDRGALDQVSADLRSLKAMLDESGDLRRVIASPVIGRDDQRKALTALAEKAGFHEIVRNFLGVVAAKHRSFAVPGMIGAFLERLAARRGEVTARIVSATALTSAQKSALTTALNKATGNTVTIDASVDPALLGGMVVRVGSRMVDSSLSTKLKRLQLAMKGVG comes from the coding sequence GTGTCATCCCATAAGGCAGGAGTAACGGGAGTTGCCGAGCGCTACGCGACGGCACTCTATGAGCTGGCGGAAGATCGTGGGGCACTCGATCAGGTGTCCGCGGACCTTCGCTCGTTGAAAGCCATGCTCGACGAAAGCGGTGACCTGCGCCGCGTGATCGCGAGTCCCGTCATCGGTCGTGACGACCAGCGCAAGGCATTGACCGCGCTGGCCGAAAAGGCCGGTTTTCATGAAATCGTCCGTAATTTTCTGGGCGTGGTCGCGGCGAAGCATCGTTCCTTCGCCGTCCCCGGCATGATCGGCGCGTTCCTTGAACGCCTCGCCGCCCGCCGGGGCGAAGTCACCGCCCGGATCGTCAGCGCCACGGCCCTTACATCGGCCCAGAAAAGCGCCCTGACGACGGCTCTCAATAAAGCCACGGGGAATACGGTCACCATCGACGCCTCGGTGGATCCGGCCCTTCTGGGCGGGATGGTCGTGCGCGTTGGATCGCGTATGGTCGACAGTTCCCTCAGCACAAAGCTCAAACGGTTGCAACTCGCCATGAAAGGGGTTGGGTGA
- a CDS encoding DUF484 family protein, whose product MDHPEVLMMATPPRRFEKADDKVIDIQHVMLRRLQTEMADLQDCAEQLIITTRSNMATQKGTLQAALALLDCEGLGPLVRTVAEDLPMLLDVDICALRLERHVLPPPGMPVEDNDDGLDLTTLPAGFVDDLFGPEAHAVLRPAVDAEDSIYGDISGIVRSDALVRVEPGDGLPPGILALGTRVEGTFEPEMAMDLLVFLAKVAEACVRRWAPDTL is encoded by the coding sequence ATGGATCATCCGGAGGTTCTGATGATGGCGACTCCCCCTCGCCGCTTCGAAAAGGCTGACGACAAGGTTATCGACATCCAGCACGTGATGCTGCGGCGGCTGCAGACCGAGATGGCCGATCTGCAAGACTGCGCCGAGCAGCTGATCATCACCACGCGCTCGAACATGGCGACTCAGAAGGGCACCTTGCAAGCGGCCCTGGCCTTGCTTGATTGCGAGGGCCTGGGGCCTTTGGTGCGCACGGTGGCCGAAGATCTGCCGATGCTGCTCGATGTCGACATCTGCGCCCTGCGGCTTGAACGCCACGTTCTGCCGCCCCCGGGCATGCCGGTCGAGGACAACGACGACGGCCTGGACCTGACCACCCTGCCCGCCGGCTTCGTCGACGACCTGTTTGGCCCGGAAGCCCATGCGGTGCTGCGCCCCGCGGTCGATGCCGAAGACAGCATCTATGGCGATATCTCGGGCATCGTCCGCTCCGACGCCCTGGTGCGGGTCGAGCCGGGCGATGGCCTGCCGCCGGGGATCCTGGCCCTTGGCACCCGGGTGGAAGGCACCTTCGAGCCCGAGATGGCGATGGATCTTCTGGTTTTCCTGGCCAAGGTCGCCGAAGCCTGCGTGCGACGATGGGCCCCCGACACCCTGTGA
- a CDS encoding primosomal protein N' → MAGLPALPPGSRELFPEDAHAEPVVAVLLPLPLAGAYDYKVPAGMARPAVGTLVRVPLGRREEIGVVWGAGAGETPPERLKPLIGFPECPPLPAPLRAFIDWVAAYTVQPPGAVLRMALSVPAALEAPPPALGWRRPSAGQRAAGQRAEGQGPLPGGARLSPGRQRVLAVLDDHPGLPFAGADLAREAAVGPAVVAAMAKAGLLEAVTRSNEWSPQAPDADRPGPLLSADQQAAADGLRTALDQGFSGLLLEGVTGSGKTEVYFEAIAETLRRGRQALVLLPEIALAAQWPRRFADRFGAAPVQWHSQMGAAARRRAWRAVALGRAPVVVGARSALFLPYPDLGLIIVDEEHDSAFKQEEGVPYNARDMAVVRARLGGFPAVLASATPSLETIENARQGRYRHLVLPRRHGGAEMPEITLLDLRRAPPQKWLPTDFAGPGGSEGLAAPGGANDEAEEQKAPPPSPTASPSPTASPSPMARPARLGWLSPPLITAVEETLAAGEQVLLFLNRRGYAPLTLCRSCGHRLKCPRCTAWLVEHRRDGRLRCHHCGYQQPIPETCPACGVADSLAPCGPGVERLAEEAAHRFPKARMDVAASDTVTGPKEAAALATRIANHDIDLIIGTQIMAKGHHFPLITLVGVVDGDLGLTGGDLRASERTHQLLHQVAGRAGRAERPGRVLIQTVDPGHPVMEALASGDPALFLEVEAAERQALAMPPFGRLVALVISGEDSARVQAVAAALGRAAPMGPGLDVLGPVPAPLAMLRGRHRHRLLLKAARGVKVQPVVRHWLSLVSIPPGVKVQVDVDPISFL, encoded by the coding sequence ATGGCCGGTCTCCCGGCTTTGCCCCCCGGTTCCCGGGAGCTTTTCCCCGAAGACGCCCACGCCGAGCCCGTCGTCGCCGTGTTGCTGCCGCTGCCTTTGGCCGGGGCCTATGACTATAAGGTGCCCGCCGGCATGGCCCGGCCCGCCGTCGGTACCCTGGTGCGGGTGCCGCTGGGGCGACGGGAGGAAATCGGCGTGGTTTGGGGGGCGGGGGCGGGCGAAACCCCGCCCGAACGCCTGAAGCCGCTGATCGGCTTTCCCGAGTGTCCGCCCCTGCCCGCGCCTTTGCGCGCTTTTATCGACTGGGTTGCGGCTTATACGGTGCAGCCGCCCGGGGCGGTGTTGCGCATGGCGCTCAGCGTGCCCGCCGCCCTGGAAGCGCCGCCGCCGGCCCTTGGCTGGCGCCGTCCTTCGGCGGGTCAGCGGGCGGCGGGTCAGCGGGCGGAGGGGCAGGGGCCGCTTCCGGGGGGGGCGCGGCTGAGCCCCGGCCGCCAAAGGGTTCTGGCGGTTCTTGACGACCATCCCGGTCTGCCCTTCGCCGGCGCCGATCTGGCGCGGGAAGCGGCCGTGGGGCCGGCGGTGGTGGCGGCGATGGCCAAGGCCGGGCTGCTCGAGGCGGTGACCCGTTCGAATGAATGGTCGCCGCAAGCCCCCGATGCCGACCGGCCCGGACCGCTGCTGTCGGCCGATCAACAGGCGGCGGCGGACGGCCTGCGCACGGCGCTTGACCAGGGATTTTCCGGTCTGTTGCTGGAAGGGGTCACCGGCTCGGGCAAGACCGAGGTCTATTTCGAGGCGATCGCCGAAACCCTGCGCCGCGGGCGGCAGGCTCTGGTGCTGTTGCCCGAAATCGCCCTGGCCGCCCAATGGCCGCGGCGCTTCGCCGACCGCTTCGGCGCCGCGCCGGTGCAATGGCATTCGCAAATGGGCGCGGCGGCGCGGCGGCGGGCTTGGCGGGCGGTGGCCCTGGGGCGGGCGCCGGTGGTGGTGGGGGCGCGATCGGCGCTGTTTCTGCCCTATCCCGATCTGGGCTTGATCATCGTCGATGAAGAACACGACAGCGCCTTCAAACAAGAGGAGGGCGTGCCGTATAACGCCCGCGACATGGCCGTGGTCCGCGCCCGCCTCGGCGGCTTTCCCGCCGTGCTCGCCTCGGCCACGCCGTCGCTGGAAACCATCGAGAACGCCCGCCAGGGCCGCTATCGGCATCTGGTGCTGCCCCGTCGCCACGGCGGAGCGGAAATGCCCGAGATCACCCTGCTCGATCTGCGCCGCGCCCCGCCGCAAAAATGGCTGCCCACGGATTTTGCCGGACCCGGCGGGTCCGAGGGTCTGGCCGCGCCCGGCGGGGCGAACGACGAGGCCGAGGAGCAAAAAGCGCCCCCCCCTTCGCCTACGGCCTCCCCTTCGCCTACGGCCTCTCCTTCGCCCATGGCCCGCCCGGCCCGCTTGGGCTGGCTGAGCCCGCCGCTGATCACCGCCGTCGAGGAAACCCTGGCGGCGGGCGAGCAGGTTCTGCTGTTTCTCAATCGCCGGGGCTATGCGCCGCTGACCCTGTGTCGGAGCTGCGGTCATCGGCTGAAATGCCCGCGCTGCACCGCTTGGCTGGTTGAACACCGCCGCGATGGGCGCCTGCGCTGTCACCATTGCGGCTATCAGCAGCCGATCCCCGAGACCTGTCCGGCCTGTGGGGTGGCCGATTCCCTGGCGCCTTGCGGCCCGGGCGTCGAGCGATTGGCCGAAGAGGCCGCCCATCGCTTTCCTAAGGCGCGCATGGATGTTGCCGCCAGCGATACGGTGACCGGACCGAAAGAGGCCGCCGCCCTGGCGACACGAATCGCCAATCACGACATCGATCTGATCATCGGCACCCAGATCATGGCCAAGGGCCACCACTTTCCGCTGATCACCCTGGTCGGCGTCGTCGATGGCGATTTGGGGCTAACCGGCGGCGATCTGCGGGCTTCGGAACGAACCCACCAGCTGCTCCATCAGGTCGCGGGCCGGGCCGGGCGGGCCGAGCGGCCGGGGCGGGTGCTGATCCAGACCGTCGATCCCGGCCATCCGGTGATGGAGGCCCTGGCCTCGGGCGATCCGGCGCTGTTTCTCGAGGTCGAGGCGGCCGAGCGTCAGGCCCTGGCGATGCCCCCCTTCGGCCGGCTGGTCGCCCTGGTGATCTCGGGCGAGGACTCTGCCCGGGTCCAGGCCGTGGCCGCGGCCCTTGGGCGGGCGGCGCCGATGGGGCCTGGCCTTGATGTGCTGGGGCCCGTACCCGCGCCGCTTGCAATGTTGCGTGGACGCCACCGACACAGGCTGTTGCTCAAGGCGGCGCGGGGGGTAAAGGTGCAACCGGTGGTGCGCCACTGGCTATCGCTCGTATCGATTCCGCCCGGGGTGAAGGTTCAGGTGGACGTGGACCCCATTTCCTTTCTATAG